The following are from one region of the Takifugu rubripes chromosome 16, fTakRub1.2, whole genome shotgun sequence genome:
- the LOC101069999 gene encoding histidine triad nucleotide-binding protein 3-like, translating into MATQDASEDDDCPFCQIASKQTDTEILFSDHELLCFRDVKPGAAHHLLVVTRTHIDSCRMLQTQHVPLVERMVEVGRSILEKNKVHNDEDVRMGFHIPPFTSVPHLHLHVLSPASKMNMKSQLRYGPQSHWFITVSKVLSQLKTSGKVK; encoded by the exons ATGGCGACTCAGGACGCTTCTGAGGACGATGACTGTCCGTTCTGTCAAATAGCGAGTAAACAGACGGACACAGAAATCCTGTTTAGT GATCACGAGCTGCTGTGTTTTCGTGACGTCAAACCCGGCGCCGCGCATCATTTGCTGGTGGTAACCAGGACGCACATCGacagctgcaggatgctgcagaCGCAACACGTCCCTCTGG TGGAGCGGATGGTGGAAGTAGGGAGGAGCATTCTGGAGAAGAATAAAGTCCACAACGACGAGGACGTCAG GATGGGGTTTCACATACCTCCATTCACGTCCGttcctcacctccacctccacgttCTCTCTCCAGCCAGTAAGATGAACATGAAGTCGCAGCTTCGTTATGGCCCTCAGTCTCACTGGTTCATCACA GTCAGCAAAGTGCTCTCTCAGCTAAAGACAAGTGGGAAAGTCAAATGA
- the LOC101070225 gene encoding histidine triad nucleotide-binding protein 3-like — protein MKEEASESLETCTFCLIANGADEEATILKKNKELVVFKDIYPAAPHHYLVVPIQHLTSFHSLQRRHVDLVERMAEMGKAVLHDQGITDMSDIRLGFHQPPYTSVDHLHLHVLAPARQISQYSAFKFIPESYRFVTVERLLRHLKQKPPGAPRSAGCLDC, from the exons atgaaagaAGAGGCTTCCGAGTCTTTAGAAACTTGTACTTTCTGCTTAATAGCAAATGGCGCAGACGAAGAAGCGACGATCCTGAAGAAG AATAAAGAGCTGGTGGTCTTTAAAGACATTTACCCTGCTGCCCCTCACCATTACCTGGTTGTGCCCATACAGCACCTAACGAGCTTCCACTCCCTGCAGAGGAGACACGTCGACCTCG TTGAACGGATGGCTGAGATGGGGAAAGCTGTATTACACGACCAAGGGATCACTGATATGAGCGACATAAG GCTGGGCTTCCACCAGCCTCCCTACACCTCGGTCGATCATCTCCATCTCCACGTTCTTGCCCCTGCCAGACAAATCTCACAGTACTCGGCCTTTAAGTTCATTCCAGAAAGTTACCGGTTTGTAACC GTAGAACGTCTGTTAAGACATCTGAAGCAAAAGCCTCCAGGGGCTCCACGTTCGGCCGGCTGCCTGGACTGCTAA